A single window of Montipora capricornis isolate CH-2021 chromosome 14, ASM3666992v2, whole genome shotgun sequence DNA harbors:
- the LOC138032044 gene encoding ATP-dependent DNA helicase Q1-like, translating into MQAPEIVDISINNKNIRFSVQKIKKGLQCFNWLVAKIATQQQSTSKTIIFCRSITDISTVLSYLLTKLGSAAYVDQEKSPLKCLIAVYHSNSPKESKVRVNKSLKLNDGPIRIVLATSALSLGVNFKDVRTHLQEAGRAGRDGRAAFNVLYYHGHHLRLCDKDFEESLKVTSCYRVAFLKTFDSIVKPLNEGHNCCSNCHQACQCSGENCAVSLPVFESVDSQETMTQGERIINGTDIADFESALKELQDNLDGNVTFSILGNKLMTHGFSDVIKEIVYDVQHILLQNILLKTITLYHYL; encoded by the exons ATGCAAGCACCTGAGATAGTAGACATATCCATTAACAACAAGAACATCAGATTTTCTgtacagaaaatcaagaaaggactGCAGTGTTTTAATTGGTTGGTGGCCAAGATAGCTACTCAACAGCAGAGTACctcaaaaacaattattttttgcaGAAGCATAACTGACATCTCTACTGTTTTGAGCTACCTTTTGACAAAATTGGGTAGTGCAGCCTATGTGGATCAAGAAAAATCTCCATTGAAGTGTCTCATTGCAGTGTATCATAGCAACAGCCCCAAAGAGTCTAAAGTGAGGGTTAACAAGTCATTGAAGCTGAATGATGGCCCCATCAGGATTGTGTTGGCGACTTCTGCATTGAGTCTTGGTGTGAACTTTAAGGATGTGAG AACTCATCTGCAAGAGGCTGGAAGAGCAGGAAGAGATGGAAGGGCTGCCTTTAATGTTTTATATTATCATGGCCACCACCTGCGTCTCTGTGACAAAGATTTCGAGGAAAGTCTGAAAGTAACATCTTGCTACCGTGTAGCATTTCTTAAGACTTTTGACAGCATAGTGAAACCTCTAAACGAAGGCCACAACTGCTGTAGCAATTGTCACCAGGCATGTCAGTGTTCTGGTGAAAATTGTGCAGTCAGCCTTCCTGTTTTTGAAAGTGTCGATTCTCAAGAAACAATGACTCAGGGAGAACGAATTATCAATGGTACTGATATTGCTGACTTCGAGTCTGCGTTAAAAGAACTACAGGACAACTTGGATGGAAATGTTACATTTTCTATTCTGGGGAACAAACTGATGACTCATGGTTTTTCAGATGTGATCAAAGAGATTGTTTATGATGTTCAACACATTTTACTGCAGAATATCTTATTGAAAACCATCACATTGTATCACTACCTTTAG
- the LOC138032497 gene encoding uncharacterized protein gives MDFDSVLEEVLLVRGQGNLKLKQKQKEALQAIVVNGQDCLIVLPTGYGKSLIYQMLPLLFDKTNLSLNVTSEGKSIVIVVSPLNALIDDQINKLSSVGVACTSLRVCGADIEERIFAIDDLQTGKFELIFTHPEVAVSNRQCRDLFLSSHYQRNVRAVVIDEAHCIIEWGHNFREDYSKLGTLSSVFPTARIVAMTATATKEYQTTIIQSLNMKDPKCVIANPDRANIFYEVLQRPSYLKQSNVHQFEEMLSPIADELKTLNVKMPVTIIYSSLYLCGVGYAFLDRKLGDHQFYPIGAPQIPQNRLFAQFHSPQTDKMKSEIITSIVKESCTQRVIFATVAFGMGVDSPCVERVVHFGVPRTMESFFQESGRAGRDGRLAKSTLHFNNNDIGCNIECMQPIMRDYCKNIKKHAGEKLC, from the exons atggatttcgaTAGTGTTCTTGAAGAGGTTCTTCTGGtaagaggacaaggaaacctcaAACTTAAGCAGAAACAGAAAGaggcgctacaggcgattgttgtGAACGGtcaagattgtttaattgtccttCCAACTGGTTACGGGAAATCATTAATTTACCAAATGCTTCCGTTACTTTTTGACAAGACAAACTTAAGCTTAAATGTTACATCAGAGGGCAAGtcaattgttattgttgtttctCCTTTAAATGCCTTAATTGATGACCAAATAAATAAACTCAGCTCAGTTGGCGTCGCTTGTACAAGTTTGCGTGTTTGTGGTGCTGATATTGAAGAGAGGATTTTTGCAATTGACGACCTTCAGACTGGAAAGTTTGAGTTAATCTTCACCCACCCCGAGGTAGCAGTAAGCAACAGGCAGTGTAGAGACCTTTTTTTGTCCAGCCACTATCAGAGAAATGTACGGGCAGTCGTGATAGATGAAGCACATTGCATCATCGAGTG GGGGCACAATTTCAGAGAAGATTACAGTAAACTTGGAACACTTTCATCAGTATTCCCCACAGCTAGGATTGTTGCCATGACAGCAACAGCAACTAAGGAATACCAAACAACAATCATACAAAGTTTGAATATGAAAGATCCCAAATGTGTTATTGCTAATCCTGATagggcaaacattttttacgAAGTACTGCAAAGGCCCTCATATCTTAAGCAAAGTAACGTTCACCAGTTTGAAGAAATGCTTTCACCCATAGCAGATGAACTTAAAACTCTCAATGTGAAAATGCCTGTCACAATTATCTACTCATCATTATACCTGTGTGGAGTTGGATATGCCTTTTTGGATAGAAAACTTGGAGATCACCAGTTTTATCCCATTGGGGCTCCCCAAATTCCTCAAAATAGACTGTTTGCACAATTTCATTCTCCTCAAACTGACAAAATGAAGAGTGAAATTATAACCAGCATTGTTAAGGAATCATGCACACAAAGAGTCATATTTGCCACTGTGGCTTTTGGAATGGGAGTTGATTCTCCTTGTGTGGAAAGGGTAGTTCATTTTGGGGTTCCTCGAACTATGGAGAGTTTTTTCCAAGAAAGTGGAAGAGCTGGAAGGGATGGGAGGCTTGCTAAATCAACCCTTCACTTTAACAACAATGACATTGGTTGTAACATTGAATGTATGCAACCCATAATGAGAGACTACtgcaaaaacattaaaaaacatgCAGGAGAAAAATTGTGCTAA
- the LOC138032496 gene encoding uncharacterized protein has translation MKSFSWIKILEEGHKRCPDIIDVICTICAPAHREQANRYKKGESRIPAIGLAYAGMMHQANQQLSLVQRMNTMILCHGHAEKAIYGRLEKQGVCLSHTSMINLLDLMGGHFHDKIVELVKEGKKFYTVNDNLNCKTTVKNMRVDHRNKQHNWFASIIVFERIDFSHLDNVIPLGDVHNFSNENYLLTPEEVKKLQSDFKVLVGRVFLEFFKQAPFASVKKLVPQHIMHQYTKEMSLKSEVFPLPIQFKDEKKYSDVVDILASHEATFETIFKAACDDEVIDRESCIPADFNCPSGGDQLTRVRFTSGRKLRAGGHTSKDRLEHTQPDVIELFHTKQAFLTLANDVLMNQNSAREIGTLKYFRERIMRYNVPTTVKNNPDAYEEFFVSVGRAYLVEAFLEFFGMENIGSEPTKNLPERNATMQGKKEHFDKVFGKFVDYYVFHLGVTVDDKVQNYGLSLIELFLLLMQLNDTIHEGDGYRNVINWKYLLWLFKANNKLSKYAIEGMYFLTSVKCLLTHQMSERVIWGRGTNKKGKTGANMPNDLEMEHTIKSTKNLITSMGANKTEKAVLRSSMSVTGVTESLHAYDESSNVKPPSTAHAQKSASRDEEIMLGDLRLLRPFKCAPLHEPYPSFPEMLKSVREKINLGEFFRWLERHKTQLARGLPVVPENEESESSDADD, from the exons ATGAAGTCCTTTTCTTGGATCAAGATTCTAGAGGAGGGCCACAAGAGGTGCCCTGATATCATTGATGTCATCTGTACCATATGTGCACCTGCACATAGGGAGCAAGCCAACAGATACAAAAAGGGAGAAAGCAGAATCCCAGCCATTGGTTTGGCTTATGCAGGGATGATGCACCAGGCAAACCAACAACTTAGCCTAGTGCAAAGAATGAATACCATGATTCTGTGTCACGGACATGCAGAAAAGGCG ATTTATGGACGTTTGGAAAAACAAGGGGTCTGCTTGTCACACACCTCCATGATCAATCTACTGGACTTAATGGGAGGACACtttcatgacaaaattgttgaactggtcaaagaaggaaagaaatttTACACTGTAAATGACAATTTAAACTGCAAAACAACAGTGAAGAACATGAGAGTAGATCACAGGAACAAGCAGCACAACTGGTTTGCGAGCAttattgtttttgaaaggatTGATTTCAGCCACTTAGATAATGTCATACCACTTGGTGATGTCCACAACTTTTCCAATGAAAATTACCTCCTTACCCCAGAGGAAGTCAAGAAACTTCAGTCAGATTTCAAAGTTCTTGTGGGGAGAGTCTTCCTAGAATTCTTCAAGCAAGCTCCATTTGCATCAGTCAAGAAGCTAGTACCACAACACATTATGCACCAGTACACTAAAGAAATGAGCTTAAAGTCAGAAGTGTTTCCACTTCCAATACAATTTAAAGATGAGAAGAAATATTCAGACGTTGTAGACATCTTGGCAAGCCATGAAGCCACATTTGAAACCATATTTAAAGCTGCATGTGATGATGAAGTCATTGATAGAGAGAGTTGCATTCCTGCTGACTTCAACTGTCCATCTGGAGGAGATCAACTGACACGAGTGAGATTTACTTCAGGGCGTAAACTGAGGGCTGGAGGTCACACATCTAAGGACAGACTGGAACATACTCAGCCTGATGTAATAGAGCTGTTCCATACAAAGCAAGCATTCTTAACT CTCGCAAATGATGTCCTGATGAATCAGAATTCAGCACGTGAAATTGGTACACTGAAGTATTTTAGAGAGCGGATCATGCGCTACAACGTTCCAACAACTGTGAAAAACAACCCAGATGCATATGAAGAGTTCTTTGTTTCAGTTGGAAGGGCTTACTTAGTGGAAGCATTCCTAGAATTCTTTGGTATGGAGAACATTGGAAGTGAACCAACAAAAAACTTGCCTGAACGGAATGCAACCATGCAGGGAAAGAAGGAACACTTTGATAAAGTGTTCGGAAAATTTGTTGACTACTATGTTTTTCACTTGGGTGTGACAGTTGATGACAAAGTGCAGAATTATGGCCTATCTTTGATTgaactttttttacttcttatgCAATTGAATGACACAATTCATGAGGGTGACGGGTACAGAAATGTCATTAACTGGAAATACCTTTTGTGgcttttcaaagccaataataaATTGTCAAAGTATGCAATTGAAGGGATGTACTTCTTAACTTCAGTCAAGTGCTTGCTGACACATCAGATGTCTGAACGTGTGATTTGGGGAAGAGGCACCAACAAGAAAGGGAAAACTGGAGCCAACATGCCAAATGACTTAGAAATGGAGCATACCATCAAGAGCACAAAAAATCTGATAACTTCAATGGGAGcaaacaaaactgaaaaggcTGTACTTCGTAGTTCAATGTCAGTCACTGGGGTTACTGAATCCCTTCATGCTTATGACGAGAGTTCAAATGTCAAGCCACCATCAACAGCCCACGCACAAAAGAGTGCTTCCAGAGATGAAGAGATCATGCTTGGTGATCTGAGGTTGCTAAGACCATTTAAATGTGCCCCATTGCATGAGCCGTATCCTTCTTTTCCAGAAATGTTGAAGAGTGTCAGAGAGAAAATCAACCTGGGTGAATTCTTTCGGTGGCTTGAAAGGCACAAGACACAGCTTGCAAGAGGTCTACCTGTAGTCCCTGAAAATGAAGAATCTGAATCGTCTGATGCAGATGACTAA